In Bordetella genomosp. 11, the sequence GGGAACGGGACGTTCGCGCAGGAAAATAAATGGTACCGCGTAAACGGCCCCGCGCAACAGTAAGGTTACCCCGGTAACGCGTTAACATTTCCGTACCGATACGCATCAGCCTGGAGCCACCATGAAGACCAAAGCCGCCATCGCCTGGAAAGCCGGCGCCCCCCTGACCATCGAGGACGTCGACCTGGAAGGCCCGAAGGCGGGCGAAGTCCTGGTGGAAATCAAGGCGACCGGTATCTGCCATACCGACTACTACACGCTTTCCGGCGCGGACCCGGAAGGCCTGTTCCCCGCCATCCTGGGGCACGAGGGCGCCGGCGTGGTGCTGGAGGCAGGCCCCGGCGTGACCAGCCTGAAGCCCGGCGATCACGTCATTCCGCTGTACACGCCGGAATGCCGCCAGTGCAAGTTCTGCCTGTCCCGTAAAACCAACCTGTGCCAGGCGATCCGGGCGACCCAGGGCAAGGGCTTGATGCCGGACGGTACCTCGCGCTTCTCGCTGGGCGGCAAGCCCATCTACCATTACATGGGCACGTCCACCTTCGCCAACCACATCGTCGTGCCGGAAATCGCGCTGGCCAGGATCCGCGACGACGCGCCTTTCGACAAGGTTTGCTATATCGGTTGCGGCGTGACCACCGGCGTCGGCGCCGTGGTCTACACCGCCAAGGTAGAGGCCGGCGCGAACGTGGTGGTCTTCGGCCTGGGCGGCATTGGACTGAACGTCATCCAGGGCGCCCGTATGGTGGGCGCGGACAAGATCATCGGCGTCGACATCAATCCGCGCCGCGAAGCGCTGGCGCGCAAGTTCGGCATGACCCATTTCGTCAACCCGTCCGAGGTCGAAAACGTGGTCGATCACCTGATCCAGCTGACCGACGGCGGTGCCGACTATTCCTTCGAGTGCGTGGGCAATACCAAGCTGATGCGGCAGGCGCTGGAGTGCTGCCACAAGGGCTGGGGCAAATCCATCATCATCGGCGTGGCGGCGGCAGGCGAGGAAATCTCTACCCGGCCGTTCCAGCTCGTGACCGGCCGGGAATGGAAGGGCTCTGCCTTCGGCGGCGCGCGCGGCCGCACCGACGTTCCCAAGATCGTCGATTGGTATATGGAAGGCAAGCTCAATATCGATGACCTGATCACCCATACGCTTCCGCTGGAGAACATCAACGACGGCTTCGACCTGATGAAGCGCGGCGAGTCGATCCGCTCCGTGGTGCTCTACTGATGGCCGGGCTGGAACTCCTGGCGCAGCATCGCTGCTGCGCCGGCTGGCAGCGCATCTACCGGCACGAATCGGCGGTCATCGGCCTGCCCATGCGCTTTTCCGTCTATGCGCCCCCGCAGGCGGACGCCGGTCCGGTGCCGGCGGTCTTCTACCTTGCCGGGCTGGAGTGCAACGAGGAAACCTTCATGATCAAGGCCGGCGCCCAGCGTTGGGCGGCCCGGCATGGCCTGATGCTGATCGCGCCGGACACCAGCCCGCGCGGCGCCGGCGTGCCCGGCGAAGAGCAGGACTGGGACCTGGGAACGGGCGCCGGTTTCTACCTGGACGCCACGCAGGCGCCCTGGCAACAGCATTACCGGATGGAAAGCTATATCACGCAGGACCTGTACGGCCTGGCGACCGGCCAGTTGGGCGCGGCCCCGGGGCGTATCGGCATCTTCGGCCATTCCATGGGCGGCCACGGCGCCCTGGTGCTGGCGCTGCGCCATCCCGGCCTGTTCCGCTCCGTGTCCGCATTCGCGCCGATCGCCGCTCCCAGCCGCTGCCCCTGGGGCCAGAAGGCTTTCTCGAATTATCTGGGGACGGACACCCGCCAGTGGGCCGCCTACGACGCCAGCGAGCTGATGGCCGCGGCGCGCGCGCCCTATCCCGCCGGCATCCTGGTCGACCAGGGCCTGGCAGACCGCTTCCTGGCCCAGCAACTGTATCCGGAGGCCTTCGAAGCCGCCTGCGCCCAGGCCGGCCAGCCCTTGCAGTTGCGGCGGCATGAGCACTACGACCACGGCTATTACTTCATCTCGACCTTCATGGAAGACCACATCCGCTTCCATGCCGAGCGCCTGCAGGGCGGCGCCACGGGCGAGGTCCTGGCCGACGGCGGGGCTTGACGCGCTCTATATACTGGGAATGTCTGCGGGTTTTTCGCGAGGATCGCATTGATCGAAGGCGTCGCTCCATCCGTATGGATCGCGGTGGTCACCATTGCCGCCCTGCTGATCGGCTTCGGCTTGTTCCTGGGCAAGGGCGGCCCACGCGACGCACAGGGACGGCGCCGATTCCGCCTGCGGCCGGTGCGCCGGCTGTTCGGCTTGCTAGTCCTGGCGCTGGCCTGCGTATCCGGCATGTTCGCCGCGACGCTGTATCAGTTCTTCCGCCTGACAGCGGACGAACCGGTGGCGCGGATTGCGTTGCGCGAACGTGCGCCGCGGCAGTTCGTCGCGACGGCGCAGTGGCCGGGCAGCAAGGCGCCGGAGGATTTCCCCCTGCGCGGCGACGAGTGGCAGATCGATGCCCGCGTGGTGCGCTGGCGGCTGCCGGCCTTGCTGGCCGGGGTGCCGCCGCTGTACCGGCTGGAGCGCCTGTCTGGCCGGTATGCCGACCCGGTGGCGGATCAGTCCGAGCCGCGCACGGTTTATGCGCTGGGTCCGCCGGGCATGCCGGACCTGGGGCGACTGAAACAGCGCTTTCCCGGCTGGCTGCCCTTCGTGGACGTCCAGTATGGCAGCGCCGCGTACATGCCCATGTTCGACGGCGCCAATTACCGGGTGTTCATGGACCCGCGCGGCGGCTTGTTCATCCGTCCGGACGACGCCGCCACCGCGGACGCGCTGAAGCAGCGCGGCTGGTAGTGCGCGCGAGTGGCCGGCGGATGGCGCGGCGGCCATGGTTGTGTCCCCGTTTTTCGCTCCAGCGTCATACCGATGGCCGGGCCGGGGTTTTCCACGTTGAATACTGAACTTCGGACGCAGGCGGCGGTCGAATTAGCACTCCCTATTTCAGAGTGCTAACATCACACGAATGCGTTCTACCACTAGCCGTTTCCTGGAGCACAACACCATGAAACAACCGAGTTCCTCGTTGGCCGTACCCGGCAACACGCTTACGCTGGCCATCGCCAATCCTGGCGCGCTGGGAACCATCGACGCATATATTTCGGCCGTCAACCGCCTGCCGGTGCTGACCGCCGATCAGGAAGTCTCCCTGGGCCGCCGCCTGCGCGACACGGGCGACCTGGACGCCGCGCGCGAGCTGGTGCTGTCGCACCTGCGCCTGGTGGTGTCCATCGCGCGCCAGTATCTGGGCTACGGCCTGCCGCATGCCGACCTGATTCAGGAAGGCAACGTCGGCCTGATGAAGGCGGTCAAGCGCTTCGATCCCGAACGGGGCGTGCGCCTGGTTTCCTTCGCGGTGCATTGGATCAAGGCCGAAATCCATGAGTACATCGTGCGCAACTGGCGCCTTGTGAAGGTCGCGACGACCAAGGCGCAGCGCAAGCTGTTCTTCAACCTGCGCAGCATGCGGCCCGACGGCAAGACGCTGGATTCGGACCAGGTGAATGAAATCGCCCGCGAGCTGAACGTGCGCCCGGAAGATGTCAGCGAAATGGAAGTCCGGCTGTCCGGCCGCGACATGGCGCTGGAATCCCAGGACGATGACGAGGACGCCTTCGCGCCCATCGCCTATCTGTCCGACGAAGGCCGGCAGGAGCCCACGCGCGTGCTGGAACGCAAGGCCATGGACAAGCTGCAGAGCACCGGCCTGCAGGACGCCCTGGAGGCCCTGGACGCCCGTTCGCGCCACATTGTGCAGGCCCGCTGGCTGCAGGACGACGGCGGCGCCACGCTGCACGAACTGGCCCAGGAATACGGGATCTCCGCCGAGCGCGTGCGCCAGATCGAGGCAGCCGCCCTGAAGAAGATGCGCGGCAGCCTGCAGCCCGCGTAACCCGGCGGAGGTGGTTCGGTTAAATCTCGATACACCTCGCCGCGGGAAATCCTCGGGATGGGCGAAACTTTCTTATCGCCCCCCAGCCTAACCTTCCGTAGACCATGCGCCTGGAGCCCTCCAGGCCACCGTCTGCTCACCTGTCTCGGCTTCTCCTCTTTCCCCTCCCCTATGAGACAGGTGTTTGGCGGGGCACCCATAAACGGTGCCCCGTTTTTTATGCGCGCGTGCCGGCGGCCCGCGCGTTCAGGGGATCATCGATCCGTTCGCCACGGCGGGAATCCCCACGGCATCGCGCGCCGCGCCGTAGGCAGCCGCCGTGTCCTCGGGCTCGTTCCATTCCTGCACCAGGCTGCGCCATAGCGCGGCGTCCAGCCGGCGTACCCCGGTCGCGATCGAACCGTCCGGATACAGCTTGAGCCAGCGGTAGCCCGGAGGCTGCGGGTCCAGGCGGTGGCGGCCCTCGCGGATGGCGAACTGGAAGCAGGTCGAGGGTGTGGCGAGCATGCGGACATTGCCGCGCCGGCGGTCGAAATCCTGATGCACGTGTCCCCACAGCAGCACGCGCGCATTGCCCCAGCGCGCCAGCTGGCGGAACAGTTGCGGCGCGTTGTCCAGCATCATGGGGTCGCGCCATTCGGCGCTGACCTGCACCGCGTTGTGATGCATGGCCACCAGCGCCGGCCGTCCTTGCGCCGTCGCCAGGCCATGATCGAGCAGTTCGAGCTGTTCGCGTTCCAGGTGCCCGGCGTTCGAACCGTCGGCGCGCGAGTCGAGCAGGATGACCCGCCATGCGCCGACGTCGGCGATCGGATCCGTCCACGGCCCCAATGCGCGCCTGAGTTCGGCGGGCGCATCATGGTTGCCCGGCAGGCAGCGCACCGGAATGCCCAAGGGCGATACCGCGTCGGCAAAGCGGCGGTAGGACAGCTCGCTGCCGTCGTGGGACAGGTCGCCGGTGGCCAGCAACAGGTCCGCGTTGCCATGATCGCGGCGAATGGCGGCGAGGACCGCGCGCAGGCTGGCGTCGGTGTCCACACCCAGCATAAGGCCGGGGGCCGCGAACAGATGCGGGTCGGTGAGCTGGAGCGCCACGACGGGGTTGCTGTCGGCGTCCTCGTGGCGGGAAGGGCCGGCGTTCGATGGAGATGTAGGAAAAGGCTTGGGGATGGTGTGCAACGGCGGCTCCGGTGAATGCTTCCTGGTCCCGACGGCATTCGCTCCGCGGCGTTTGCGGATGCCGTCGCGGCGGTGCGGATGCCGCCAACGTTAGCGAAAATACGCGCCGCCGGGCATCCACCAAATCGTGCCGCCCGTAACGAAACGTGCATCGACGCAAAACCAGCTATCCTCTCCGTTGAATGAACAATGGCCGGGGATAAAAAATAGATGGACGTGGGTTTGCTGGTTTTCGGCTTGGCGGCGTTGCTGACGCTGGTTTGCTTCATGCCGCCGCTGGCCGGGCGGCTGAAGCTGCCTTACTCGGTGCTGCTTGCCATTGTCGGCTGTCTTCTCGGCATCGTTATCCATATCCATGGCTGGGCGCCGCCGGTGCTGGCCGGCATGCTGGACTCCCTGGAAAAGTTCGAGATTTCCTCGGAAACTTTCCTTACCGTTTTCCTTCCCGTCCTGCTTTTCGAAACTGCCCTGTCGATGAACGTCAGGCGCCTGATGGATGACCTCGGGCCCATCCTGATGATGGCCATCGTCGCGGTCTTTCTTTCGACGGTGGTCGTCGGCTTTACGCTGAATGCACTGTCTTCGTATGGCGTGGTGGTTTGCCTGTTGTTGGGGGCCATCGTCGCGACGACGGATCCGGCTGCCGTCGTCGGCATCTTTCGCGAGGTCGGCGCGCCCAAGCGGCTGACCACGCTGGTAGAGGGCGAAAGCCTGTTCAACGATGCCGCGTCCATCGCCCTGTACTCCGTGCTGGTGGGCGTGCTGGCGGGCCACAGCGAAATGTCGGCGGGCCACGTCCTGGCCGACTTCCTGGTCAGCTTTTTGGGCGGTGGCCTGGCCGGCTACGTCATGGGACGCATGGCCTGCATGCTGTTTGGCGTGTTGCGTGGTTTTCCTGCCGCCGAGATCACGCTGACGCTGACGCTGGCCTACCTGACCTTCTTCATCGGCGAACACTATTTGCATGTATCGGGGGTGGTGGCAACCGTCATCGCGGGCCTGGTCGTGGGTTCGACCGGCCGCACGCGCATGGCGCCCACCACTTTCGAGCATCTGACCAGCGCGTGGGAGCAGTTCGGGTTCTGGGCCAACTCACTGATCTTCCTGTTCGCCGCCATGCTGATTCCCCGCCTGATGGCGGATGCCACGCTGGGCGATATCGGCCTGATCCTGGTGCTGTTCGTCGCGGCGCTGGCCTCGCGCGCGGTCGCTGTATTCGGGCTGGTGCCGCTGCTGGGCATGACTCGCCTGGGTACCCGCGTGAATCGTGCATACAAGACCGTGATGTTATGGGGAGGCTTGCGCGGGGCCGTTTCGCTGGCGCTGGCCCTGGCGGTAACCGAGCGCGGGGACGTGCCGCAGGACGCGCGCCAGTTCGTCGCCGTGGCGACCACCGGCTTCGTGCTGATGACTTTATTCATCAACGGCGTCAGCCTGCGTCCGCTGATCCGCGTGCTGCGCTTGAACGAACTGTCGCGCCAGGAGGCCACGCTGCGCGACCAGGCGCTGGCCGTGGCGCTGGGCGACCTGCAGGAAAAGACCGACGAGGTTGCGGCGACCGAACACATCGGGCCGGAGGTACGCGCACGTATCCATGAAGTCTTCGACCGCACACTGGGACAGTTGCGCGACGCCGAAGTGCGCCACATGAGCCTGACGGATCGCGTGAACATCGGCCTGGCCACGCTGGCGCGCCGCGAAGAGGAAATGTTCTTCGACATCCTGAAGGCGCAGATCGTCGACTGGCGCATGGCCGAATCGCTGCTCGCGCGCGCGGAACGCCTGGAGGATGCCGTGCGCGCCGGCGGCATAAGTGGCTTCGAAAAGGCAATTGCCGCCGATGTCCGGTATTCGCGTTCGTTTCGCGCGGCGCTGCGGCTGCATTATTTGTTCGGCTTCCAACGGTGGCTATCGAGCGAACTGGCGAAGCGGTTCGCCGCCCTGATGAGCAAGCGGTCGGTGGCGCAGCGCGTCATACTGTTCGCGGGGCAGCAATTGAAGCCCATGTTGGGCGAGGAGGCCACGCAGCGGATCGTGGCGGCCCATCAGCAGCGCCTGGATGCCATCGAAAACGCGCTGCAGGCCCTGAACCTTCAATACCCGTCCTACGCCTTGTGGCTGCAGGAAAGCTATCTCGGCCGCGTAGCGCGGCAGTTGGAACGCATGCGCTACCGCGACATGCTCGACCAGTTCCTGATCAGCGGGGAGGTCTATGCCGACCTGACCGGCCAGCTGGAACAGCGCTGGGCGCACATCGACCAGCACCCGCCACTGGATATCGAGCTGGGCGCGGCGGAACTCATCAAGCGGGTGCCCCTGTTCGAGAACCTCAGCGCCGAATCGCTGCGCGCCATCTCGCGGCTGTTGAAGCCGCGCCTGGCGCTGCCCGACCAGCCCGTACTGAAGGACCGCGCGGGCGAGGAAATGTGCTTTGTCGCCTCGGGGGCGGTGGCGGTCCATCTGCCGGACAACACCACCGTCGAGCTGGGCAGCGGCGAATTCTTCGGCGAACTCGCCTTGCTGGGCGAGCAATCCCTGGTGCCGGATGTGACCTCGCTGGGCTACAGCAAGCTGCTGATGATGTCCGCGCGCGATTTCCGTGCCCTGCTGGCGCACGACGCGGACCTGCGCGAACGTATCGAAAAAGTGGCGCGGCAGCGCTTGCGCGCGATCGAGGTCTGGAAACAGTTTTCGGCCACGCCGCCGACGACGGCGGCCTGAGCGGGCCGTCCCGTCCCAGGCCCCGCGGCACGCTATGTCGTTTCCCGCCGCACCAGGCGGAATCCCAGATCCAGATGCCGCTGGGGATTGGGCCGTCCTTCCAGGGCGTTCATCAGCAGCGTCGCGGCCGACTTCCCTATTTCATAGCGTGGCGTGGCAATGGTGGAAAGCGGTGGCGTTGTCCATGCCGTGCCGGCCAGGTCATGGAAGCCGATCAAGCCCATGCGGCCCGGCACCTCGACGCCAAGCCGGCCGCACTGGAATACCGCGCCCTGCGCCAGGTCGTCGTTGCAGAAGAACAGGCCATCGCATTCCGGGTGTTCCCGCAGCATCGTGTCCAGCAGTTCGGCGCCCAGGCCCAGCGAGGACTTGCTGGGCGTCATGATTTCCAGCGCCGGGTCGTATACGCCCGCGTCGCGCAGCGCCTGCCGGCAGCCTTCGCAGCGGCGCAGCGAACGGGGATCGAGCTGGGCGCCGATGATGCCGATATTGCGATAGCCCTGGTCGAACAAATGGCGGCCCGCCGCGTAGCCGGAATCGAACTGCGAAAAACCGACGCTGAGGCCCTCTTCGCCTTGCAGCGTCTCGATGGTGTGGACGGTGGGGATCTTCAAGGTGTCCAGCAGTCGCCAGACGCCGGGCTGGTGGTCGATACCGGTCAGGATCAGCCCGTCTGGCGAATGCTGGAGATAGGTGCGCAGCAGCGCTTCCTCCGCTTCGGCGGAATAGCCGGTCAACCCGATATGCATGTGGTGCGCATGGGCGTCCAGTACTTCCTTGATGCCTGCCAGGATATCGACGAAGACGATATTGCTTAGCGAGGGAATCAGGACGACCACCGTGCGCGAGCGGGCGGAAGCCAGCGCGCTGGCCGCATGATTGGGAACGTAGCCCAACCGGTCGCAGGCGTCCTGGATGCGCGTGCGCAATGACGGCTGCACCTTGTCCGGCGTGCGCAGGGCGCGGGACACCGTGATGGCGCTGACGCCGGCCATGCGGGCGACGTCGGCCATGGTGACACCGTTGTGGCGCGAGCTGCGTGACTTGCGGACCGTCATGGCTGGTAGAGGCGAAAGGCCGTAGTCTGACCGAAACAAGCCCTTGGGACAAACCCGGCATGGGGTTGGCAAACATCGCATGATAGCGCTAACATCGCGCTTCGCATCGACCGCAACGCAAAAAGACAGGAGACAACGATGCAGAGCAATCCCCCTGCGGGGCCGGGCCGGGGCCCGCTCGGCCGCGCGCTCGATCTGGTATTCGCCATCCAGCGCTGGCTGATGGTGGCCTGCCTGGTGGTCATGGTCGTACTGCTGTTCGGCAACGTCGCCCTGCGCTACCTGTTCAATTCCGGCATCAATGTCTCCGACGAGTTGTCGCGTCTGGCCTTCGTGTGGCTGATCTTCATCGGATCGGTGCTGGCGGTGCGCGACCACACCCATATGGGCGTGACGATGCTGGTGGAGCGCTTCGGCCGCGGCGCGCGGCGCGTTACCCATCTGTTCTGCCAGGCATTGATCCTGGCCGTGCTGTGCATGCTGATCAAGGGCAGCTGGGACCAGACCGTCATCGGCATGGCCACGCGCCTGCCCGTGACGAATCTGCCGGCCGGCGTGTTCAACATCGCCTGCCTGTACGCGGCCATCGCCATGGCCCTGCTGACGCTGGCCGACATCGTACTGACGCTGGGCGGCGCCGAACCGGCGCTGGATGCCAGCGCGGTGGACCCCCTCAGCTGAGACCCGCTTCCATGGCCTGTTCCGTTCACGCAGCGTCGGCACGGCCGCCGGCTGGCGCGTACCGGGCCGCTTCCGCTCCAGCCGCGGCCCCTGCCGCCACCCTTATCCGTCCGACGCCATGATTCTTACCGTCTTCCTGATCGTGCTTCTGGGCCTGCTTATGCTGGGCATGCCGATCGCCTTCGCGCTGATGATCAGCGCGGTGCCGATGATGTTCCAGCTGGACTTCGTCGATCCGCAGATCCTTGCCCAGAATATGCTGGGCGGCGCCAACAGCTTCACGCTGATGGCGGTGCCGCTGTTCATGCTGGCGGGCGAACTGATGAACGAGGGCGGGATTTCCCGCCGCATCGTCAACCTGGCGGCGATGTTCGTCGGGCATATCCGCGGCGGCCTCGGCTATGTGGCGATCTTCGCCAGCGTGCTGCTGGCGGCCCTGTCCGGGTCGGCCGTGGCCGATGCCGCCGCGCTGGGCTCGCTGCTGATCCCGATGTTGCGCGAGAAGGGCTATGAGGCCGGCGACGCCGCGGGATTGATCTCCGCGGGCGGCATTATCGCGCCCATCATTCCGCCGTCGATCTCCTTCATCATCTACGGCGTGGCGACCAATGTCTCCATCACCAAGCTGTTCTTCGCCGGCATCGCGCCCGGCCTGCTGATGGCGCTGACGCTGATCGCCGTCTGGTCGTGGACGGCCCGGCGCAGCGGCGCCCACGTGCAGCCCACGCCGCGCCAGCCGTGGCGGGCGCGCATGCGCGCGCTGCGCGAGTCCATATGGGCGCTGTTCCTGCCGGTGATCATCATCGGCGGCCTGCGCGGCGGCATCTTCACCCCGACGGAGGCCGCCGTCGTGGCCGCCGTGTATGCGCTGCTGATCAGCCTGTTCGTCTACCGGGAAATCGGCTTCAAGGACCTGGGGCCGATCTTCGTGCGGGCCGCCAGCACCACCGCCATCGTCATGTTCCTCGTGGCTGCCGCGATGGTGTCGTCCTACATGATTACGCTGGCCGACATGCCGCAGGACCTGGTCGCGCTGCTGGAACCCTTGCTCGCCCACCCCAAGTGGCTGATGTTCGCGCTGTTGATCGTGCTGACGCTGGTCGGCACCGCGATGGACCTGACGCCGACCATCCTGATCCTGGCGCCGGTGCTGATGCCGGTGGTCACCAAGGCGGGCATCGACCCGGTGTACTTCGGCGTCATGTTCGTCATGGTCGGCTGCGTCGGGCTGCTGACGCCGCCGGTGGGCACCGTGCTGAACGTCGTGGCCGGCGTGGCGCGCATCCGTATGGAAACGATCATCCGCGGCGCATGGCGTTATGTCGTCGCGTATACCTTGCTGCTCCTGCTGATGGTGATCTTTCCGGAGCTGATCACCGTGCCGGCGAAGTGGATTCATTAGCGACACCCAGAAGCGATAAACCCCAAGGAGACTCACCATGCTTACCTCGATGAAGAAACTGGCCATCGCGCTGGCCGCCGTGTCGGCCTGCGCGACGGCGGGCCTGGCCCACGCCCAGGACGTCAAGACGCGCATCATCCGTTTCGGTTACGGCCTGAATGAAGAAAGCGTACAGGGCCGCGCCGCGCGCCAGCTGGCGGAAGAGCTGAACAAGATCAGCGGCGGCAAGCTGAAGATGCGCACCTACGGTTCCGCCAACCTGGGGTCGGACGAACAGATGCAGGCCGCCCTGGTCGGCGGCTCGCAGGAAATGATGGTGGGCTCCACCGCGCCGCTGGCGACCATGGTCAAGGAGTTCGGTGTCTTCGATCTGCCCTTCCTGTTCAACGACGGCAAGGAAGCGGATGCGGTGCTGGACGGTCCCTTCGGCGAAAAGCTGCTGAAGATGCTGGACGACAAGGGCCTGGTCGGCCTGGTGTATTGGGAAAACGGCTTTCGCAACGTGACGAATTCCAAGCATCCCATCGCCAAGGCGGAAGACATGCAGGGCATCAAGCTGCGCGTGATGCAGAATCAGATCGCGCTGGGCGTATTCGGCGCGCTGGGTGCCAATGCCGTTCCCATGCCGTTCTCGGAACTGTTCACCGCCCTGGAAACCCGCACCGTCGACGGCCAGGAGAACCCGGTCACCACCATCCAGAGCAGCAAGTTCTACGAGGTTCAGCCTTACCTGAGCCTGACCCGCCATGTGTACACCCCGTGGGTGGTGCTGGCGTCCAAGAAATGGTGGAACACGCTGTCGCCCGACGAGCAGAAGCTGATCCGCCAGGCCGCCGCGTCTTCGCGCGACTTCGAACGCAAGGATAGCCGCGCCGATTCCACCAAGGCGATGACGGTGCTGAAGGACGCCGGCATGAAGATCAACACCGTGTCGCCGGAAGAGCTGCAGCGCATGCGCGAAAAGGCCCAACCCGTGGTCGACAAGTACACGCAGGATCTGGGACCGGACCTGGTCAAGCAGCTGCAGGAAGAGATCGCCAAGGCCCGCAAGGGCTAAGGACCGGTCGCGGCCGCCGACGGTTTCCGGGCCGCGACCGCCGTTGCAAACCCCGGCCCGCCGCCATGGGCCGGGCGTTCGCGGCACGCGTTGCCACGGACGAGACGGGTTGGCCGCCCCGGCCAGCCCCGCGAACATTGATACGAGATTCACCATGCCTGACACTCCCCGCCGACTGCGCAGCCAGAAATGGTTCGACGACCCGTCCCATGCCGACATGACGGCAATCTACGTCGAGCGCTATCTGAACTACGGCCTGACCCGCGCCGAATTGCAGTCGGGTCGGCCCATCATCGGCATCGCGCAGACCGGCAGCGACCTGGCGCCCTGCAATCGCCACCACCTGGAGCTGTCCCAGCGTACCAAGGCGGCCATCCGCGATGCGGGCGGCATCCCGATGGAGTTCCCGGTGCATCCCCTGGCCGAGCAGGGACGCCGCCCCACGGCCGCGCTGGACCGCAACCTGGCCTACCTGGGGCTGGTGGAAATCCTGCACGGTTATCCCCTGGATGGCGTGGTGCTGACGACCGGCTGCGACAAGACCACGCCGGCCTGCCTGATGGCGGCCGCCACCGTCGACATCCCGGCGATCGTACTGTCCGGCGGCCCCATGCTGGACGGCTGGCACGAAGGCAAGCGCGTCGGCTCCGGCACGGTGATCTGGCACGCCCGCAACCTGATGGCCGCCGGCAAGATCGACTATGAGGGCTTCATGACCCTGGCCACGGCGTCGTCGCCGTCGGTGGGCCATTGCAATACCATGGGCACGGCGCTATCCATGAATTCGCTTGCCGAGGCCCTGGGCATGTCCTTGCCCACCTGCGCGAGCATTCCGGCGCCGTACCGCGAACGCGGGCAGATGGCCTACGCCACGGGCCTGCGTATCGTCGACATGGTGCGCGAGGACCTGCGGCCCTCGCGGATCCTGACGCGGCGCGCTTTCGAAAACGCCATCGTCGTGGCTTCCGCGCTGGGAGCGTCCAGCAATTGCCCGCCCCACCTGATCGCCATCGCGCGCCATATGGGCGTGGACCTGTCGCTGGACGACTGGCAGCGCCTGGGCGAAGACGTGCCCCTGCTGGTCAACTGCGTGCCGGCCGGCGAATACCTGGGCGAGAATTTCCACCGCGCCGGCGGCGTGCCCGCCGTGCAGCATGAACTGCTGGCCGCCGGCCGGCTGCATGGCGACTGCCTGACCGTATCGGGCAGGACGGTTGCCGACATCGCGGGCGGCGCCGTCACCACCGATCGCGACGTGATCCGCACCTGCGAAACGCCCTTGAAGCAGCGCGCCGGCTTCATCGTGCTGTCGGGTAATTTCTTCGATAGCGCCATCATGAAGATGTCCGTCGTGGGCGAGGATTTCCGCAAGGCCTACCTGTCGGCGCCGGGCGACGAAAACGCCTTCGAGGCGCGTGCCATCGTGTTCGATGGTCCGGAGGACTACCACGCGCGCATCGACGACCCGGACCTGAACATCGATGAACATTGCATGCTGGTCATACGCGGGGCCGGGCCCATCGGCTATCCCGGTGGCGCGGAGGTCGTCAATATGGCGCCGCCCGCGCGCCTGATCCAGCAGGGCATCGATTCGCTGCCCTGCATGGGCGACGGCCGTCAGAGCGGCACGTCGGCAAGTCCCTCGATCCTGAACATGTCGCCGGAAGCGGCGGCGGGCGGCGGACTG encodes:
- a CDS encoding LacI family DNA-binding transcriptional regulator, which translates into the protein MADVARMAGVSAITVSRALRTPDKVQPSLRTRIQDACDRLGYVPNHAASALASARSRTVVVLIPSLSNIVFVDILAGIKEVLDAHAHHMHIGLTGYSAEAEEALLRTYLQHSPDGLILTGIDHQPGVWRLLDTLKIPTVHTIETLQGEEGLSVGFSQFDSGYAAGRHLFDQGYRNIGIIGAQLDPRSLRRCEGCRQALRDAGVYDPALEIMTPSKSSLGLGAELLDTMLREHPECDGLFFCNDDLAQGAVFQCGRLGVEVPGRMGLIGFHDLAGTAWTTPPLSTIATPRYEIGKSAATLLMNALEGRPNPQRHLDLGFRLVRRETT
- a CDS encoding TRAP transporter small permease codes for the protein MQSNPPAGPGRGPLGRALDLVFAIQRWLMVACLVVMVVLLFGNVALRYLFNSGINVSDELSRLAFVWLIFIGSVLAVRDHTHMGVTMLVERFGRGARRVTHLFCQALILAVLCMLIKGSWDQTVIGMATRLPVTNLPAGVFNIACLYAAIAMALLTLADIVLTLGGAEPALDASAVDPLS
- a CDS encoding TRAP transporter large permease, with the protein product MILTVFLIVLLGLLMLGMPIAFALMISAVPMMFQLDFVDPQILAQNMLGGANSFTLMAVPLFMLAGELMNEGGISRRIVNLAAMFVGHIRGGLGYVAIFASVLLAALSGSAVADAAALGSLLIPMLREKGYEAGDAAGLISAGGIIAPIIPPSISFIIYGVATNVSITKLFFAGIAPGLLMALTLIAVWSWTARRSGAHVQPTPRQPWRARMRALRESIWALFLPVIIIGGLRGGIFTPTEAAVVAAVYALLISLFVYREIGFKDLGPIFVRAASTTAIVMFLVAAAMVSSYMITLADMPQDLVALLEPLLAHPKWLMFALLIVLTLVGTAMDLTPTILILAPVLMPVVTKAGIDPVYFGVMFVMVGCVGLLTPPVGTVLNVVAGVARIRMETIIRGAWRYVVAYTLLLLLMVIFPELITVPAKWIH
- a CDS encoding TRAP transporter substrate-binding protein: MLTSMKKLAIALAAVSACATAGLAHAQDVKTRIIRFGYGLNEESVQGRAARQLAEELNKISGGKLKMRTYGSANLGSDEQMQAALVGGSQEMMVGSTAPLATMVKEFGVFDLPFLFNDGKEADAVLDGPFGEKLLKMLDDKGLVGLVYWENGFRNVTNSKHPIAKAEDMQGIKLRVMQNQIALGVFGALGANAVPMPFSELFTALETRTVDGQENPVTTIQSSKFYEVQPYLSLTRHVYTPWVVLASKKWWNTLSPDEQKLIRQAAASSRDFERKDSRADSTKAMTVLKDAGMKINTVSPEELQRMREKAQPVVDKYTQDLGPDLVKQLQEEIAKARKG
- a CDS encoding IlvD/Edd family dehydratase, with protein sequence MPDTPRRLRSQKWFDDPSHADMTAIYVERYLNYGLTRAELQSGRPIIGIAQTGSDLAPCNRHHLELSQRTKAAIRDAGGIPMEFPVHPLAEQGRRPTAALDRNLAYLGLVEILHGYPLDGVVLTTGCDKTTPACLMAAATVDIPAIVLSGGPMLDGWHEGKRVGSGTVIWHARNLMAAGKIDYEGFMTLATASSPSVGHCNTMGTALSMNSLAEALGMSLPTCASIPAPYRERGQMAYATGLRIVDMVREDLRPSRILTRRAFENAIVVASALGASSNCPPHLIAIARHMGVDLSLDDWQRLGEDVPLLVNCVPAGEYLGENFHRAGGVPAVQHELLAAGRLHGDCLTVSGRTVADIAGGAVTTDRDVIRTCETPLKQRAGFIVLSGNFFDSAIMKMSVVGEDFRKAYLSAPGDENAFEARAIVFDGPEDYHARIDDPDLNIDEHCMLVIRGAGPIGYPGGAEVVNMAPPARLIQQGIDSLPCMGDGRQSGTSASPSILNMSPEAAAGGGLALLRTGDRIRVDLNARTVTLEVDPAELEARRGGPAFDIPPPQTPWQEIFRGMTGQLSTGMCLEPATLYLKVVEQRGDPRHSH